A single window of Chromatiales bacterium DNA harbors:
- a CDS encoding TolC family protein has product MRRFDWPRRALLGACVLFLPMFAYAETSSWSAWLASQIQQHPEVLAAREQLLGSNASADALEQPLYNPELSTDLERNGEEDNYRVGVQQTIDWWDRRGARRQQAGFMRSAAEALYQQQVLDKTAEALAALVEWHAANRAAAIAQAQQQQLNALLEQVDKRQQAGDLGSIDAELTFLSLSQQLAQVAEAEAAIQKAEIRVRELLPAWAPTRGGIPDDFWPSQPDLTSDQELLQHPAVASAHARWQSLKEEAEVTRRTAKAEPTFGVNSGRDGGESVVGLTFSIPLNVRNNFSAETRATERIALEAEARFQAIYRKQRFDWQAAQATWQRFEQQYRRWQEVVQGRVENSAELLKRQWRTGDLSTTNYLLALNQRTESLLAGIELEKQTRLALTEALQQSGHLINAIKSSTASTN; this is encoded by the coding sequence ATGAGACGATTTGACTGGCCCAGACGGGCCTTGCTGGGCGCGTGCGTGCTTTTTCTGCCCATGTTTGCTTACGCAGAGACATCGAGTTGGAGCGCCTGGCTCGCCTCCCAGATACAACAACACCCCGAGGTGCTTGCCGCCCGCGAGCAATTGCTGGGCTCCAACGCCAGCGCCGATGCGCTGGAGCAGCCGCTTTACAACCCGGAGCTGTCCACCGATTTGGAGCGTAATGGAGAGGAAGACAACTACCGGGTCGGCGTTCAGCAGACCATCGACTGGTGGGACAGACGGGGTGCAAGACGGCAGCAGGCGGGCTTTATGCGAAGCGCCGCCGAAGCGCTGTACCAGCAACAAGTGTTGGACAAAACCGCCGAGGCGCTTGCCGCACTGGTGGAGTGGCATGCCGCCAACCGCGCCGCCGCCATTGCCCAAGCGCAACAGCAGCAACTTAACGCCTTGCTCGAACAGGTGGATAAGCGCCAGCAGGCAGGTGATCTGGGCAGCATCGATGCCGAACTCACCTTTCTGTCCCTGTCACAGCAGCTGGCTCAGGTTGCCGAGGCCGAAGCCGCGATACAGAAAGCCGAAATCCGGGTTCGCGAGCTGCTGCCCGCATGGGCGCCCACGCGAGGCGGCATTCCTGATGATTTCTGGCCCTCCCAGCCAGACTTGACCTCGGATCAGGAGTTACTGCAACACCCGGCCGTAGCCAGCGCCCACGCCCGCTGGCAGTCGCTGAAGGAGGAAGCTGAAGTGACACGGCGTACCGCCAAGGCGGAGCCCACCTTTGGCGTCAATTCCGGTCGTGATGGTGGAGAGAGCGTTGTCGGGCTGACCTTCTCCATCCCGTTGAATGTCCGCAACAACTTCAGTGCAGAAACTCGCGCCACCGAACGCATAGCGCTGGAGGCCGAGGCTCGTTTTCAGGCTATCTACCGCAAGCAGCGCTTTGACTGGCAGGCTGCACAGGCCACCTGGCAGCGCTTTGAACAGCAATATCGCCGCTGGCAAGAGGTTGTTCAGGGTCGGGTCGAGAACAGCGCCGAACTGCTGAAACGGCAATGGCGCACGGGTGATCTGTCCACCACTAATTATCTGCTGGCCTTGAATCAACGCACCGAAAGCCTGCTGGCAGGCATTGAGCTGGAAAAGCAGACACGGCTTGCGCTCACCGAAGCACTTCAGCAATCGGGCCACCTGATCAACGCAATAAAGTCATCGACCGCGTCAACGAATTAA
- a CDS encoding helix-turn-helix domain-containing protein, producing MTKQHIHIGTENPDKGFDRFVDAWQRAERGEKIDTEVHLNFEDLSMLLAVITPRRLEVLRTLRQQGPMSVRALATTLARDYKNVHADTRALEEAGLLKRTETGALQAPWDVIDAHLNLVA from the coding sequence ATGACTAAACAGCATATCCATATTGGCACTGAAAATCCTGACAAAGGGTTTGATCGCTTTGTGGATGCCTGGCAACGGGCAGAACGCGGCGAGAAAATCGATACAGAGGTTCACTTGAATTTCGAAGACCTCTCCATGCTTCTGGCGGTGATCACCCCTCGACGTCTGGAGGTGCTGAGGACGCTCCGCCAACAGGGCCCGATGAGTGTACGGGCGCTGGCAACCACATTGGCGCGTGACTACAAGAATGTTCATGCCGATACCCGCGCCCTGGAGGAAGCGGGTTTGTTGAAGCGGACGGAAACCGGCGCCTTGCAGGCCCCTTGGGATGTCATCGATGCCCACTTGAACCTGGTGGCATGA
- a CDS encoding Tn3 family transposase, with the protein MTALHETAYPRLKSQPTPEDLVTVYTPNQEELELVRSQTRQPTARLGFMVLLKTFQRLGYFVPIAEVPEAILNHLMTCLELKSQAAPLENYDTSGTRQRHLKSIRDFLGITPVSDTTLEFLKSALREAATTKDEIPDIINVGLESMAKARYELPAFGTFVREAKAARAQVNRELFEAVYHDLSESAKTRIQEVLTPTTKTSQSKSLWDLIKQEPRKPTVSNVKEFVDHLRWLRTFDDCLPKDLMLPAPKLKRFVIEARALNVANMNELAEHKRYALAALFIRAQTGKASDDIADIFIRIVQNLINHANEALKQHQLSQTQQVDALIAALRDVIQAYQIPGTEIERLDAIAQAFQGEPDELKKRCDEQLAYANNNYLPFMLSLYRSKRALLFDCVAHMDLQSTTQDQSTLDALALIMGHRRSRKPTLDAVNAKGEPLDLSWIPDKWLKLVTGKTTRNRNNTEVHRKYFELCLLTTLAQELKSGDVVIMGSDKYGDFRDQLVSWEEYHEQIAEYGELAGIITDPKALIAELKRWLRKSSNETDKKFPGNDQVRIEKGELVIQRVKRKPIPAALERINRALDDRLSETSILDVLIDMEKWLGLSKGFKPLSGHETKLTDHQRRFIVTLFCFGCNLGPTQTSRSIEGINRRQIAWLNLRHSTEEKIDEAITKVINAYNRFSLPKIWGTGKTASADGTKWDLYEQNLLSEHHLRYLGTGGLGYYHLSDTYIALFSHFIPCGVYEAVYILDGLLKNQSDIQPDTIHGDTQSQSEAVFGLAYLLGIKLMPRIRGIKHLKLYRISKEDHFKHIDTLFKDTIKWELIESCLPDMLRIALSVKAGRINASTILRRLGTYSRKNKLYLALRELGRVVRTVFLLQYIAEAEIREMIQAATCKSEEFNDFLQWVMFGNDGLIAENVRHEQQKIIKYNHLVANMIILYNVVTMTKALGELAEEGYPIDPEVLAGTSPFRRGNINRFGTYSMNMDREVPNIEFNIPIPIPDKDTGLIIN; encoded by the coding sequence ATGACCGCCTTACATGAAACCGCTTATCCGCGGTTAAAGTCTCAGCCGACACCTGAGGATCTGGTTACCGTCTATACGCCGAACCAGGAAGAGCTTGAGCTGGTTCGATCCCAGACTCGCCAGCCTACCGCTCGCTTGGGATTCATGGTGTTACTAAAGACCTTTCAGCGTCTGGGCTATTTTGTTCCCATTGCTGAAGTGCCGGAGGCAATACTGAACCATCTGATGACGTGCCTGGAACTCAAAAGTCAGGCCGCTCCTCTGGAAAATTACGATACTTCCGGCACTCGTCAGCGGCATCTCAAGTCGATCCGAGACTTCCTGGGTATTACCCCGGTTAGCGACACCACTCTTGAGTTTCTCAAGTCTGCTTTGCGTGAGGCGGCCACCACCAAAGACGAGATCCCGGATATCATCAACGTGGGCCTGGAGTCGATGGCAAAGGCCCGGTACGAACTGCCAGCATTTGGTACCTTCGTGCGTGAGGCAAAAGCAGCGAGAGCACAGGTCAATCGTGAGTTGTTCGAGGCTGTATACCATGACCTGTCTGAAAGCGCCAAAACCCGTATTCAAGAGGTTCTGACGCCCACTACGAAAACGAGCCAATCCAAGAGCCTTTGGGACCTCATCAAGCAGGAGCCACGAAAGCCGACGGTCAGCAACGTGAAAGAGTTTGTAGACCACCTCCGCTGGTTGAGAACCTTTGACGATTGTCTGCCGAAAGACCTGATGCTACCCGCGCCCAAGCTCAAGCGCTTTGTCATTGAAGCTAGAGCCCTCAACGTCGCCAACATGAATGAGTTGGCCGAGCATAAGCGCTATGCCTTGGCGGCACTTTTCATTCGCGCCCAGACAGGAAAAGCCTCTGATGACATTGCCGACATTTTTATCCGTATCGTCCAGAATCTGATCAATCACGCCAATGAAGCCCTTAAACAGCATCAGCTCTCACAAACTCAGCAGGTTGACGCTCTAATCGCGGCATTACGGGATGTTATCCAGGCGTATCAGATTCCCGGTACCGAGATAGAGCGCCTCGACGCGATTGCCCAGGCATTTCAGGGAGAACCCGACGAACTTAAAAAGCGCTGTGACGAGCAGTTGGCCTATGCCAACAATAATTATCTGCCCTTTATGCTGTCACTCTACCGGAGCAAGCGGGCTCTGTTGTTCGATTGCGTTGCCCACATGGATTTACAATCGACGACTCAGGATCAATCGACGCTCGATGCTCTGGCCTTAATCATGGGGCATCGTCGTAGTCGTAAGCCGACTCTGGATGCCGTGAATGCCAAGGGCGAGCCGCTTGATCTGTCGTGGATACCCGATAAATGGTTAAAACTGGTCACTGGAAAAACGACCCGCAACAGAAACAACACGGAAGTGCATCGAAAATATTTCGAACTCTGCTTGTTAACAACGCTGGCCCAGGAGTTGAAGTCTGGCGACGTGGTGATCATGGGCAGTGATAAATATGGCGATTTTAGAGACCAGTTGGTGAGCTGGGAGGAGTATCACGAACAGATCGCCGAGTACGGTGAACTGGCCGGCATCATTACCGACCCCAAAGCGCTTATTGCCGAACTTAAACGTTGGTTGAGAAAGTCATCGAATGAAACCGATAAAAAATTTCCGGGCAATGATCAGGTCAGAATTGAAAAAGGTGAGTTGGTCATTCAGCGCGTTAAACGCAAACCCATTCCCGCCGCACTGGAAAGAATCAATCGTGCATTGGATGACCGGCTGTCGGAAACCAGCATCCTCGACGTATTAATTGATATGGAAAAATGGCTGGGATTAAGCAAGGGTTTCAAGCCATTATCGGGGCATGAAACCAAACTCACCGATCATCAGCGTCGCTTTATCGTTACCTTATTTTGTTTCGGCTGCAACCTGGGGCCCACACAAACCTCCCGTTCCATTGAGGGCATTAACCGTCGCCAGATTGCGTGGTTGAACCTGCGTCATTCGACAGAGGAGAAGATCGATGAGGCCATTACCAAGGTCATCAATGCCTACAATCGATTCTCCCTACCGAAGATTTGGGGTACCGGCAAGACGGCGTCAGCCGACGGCACCAAATGGGATCTTTACGAGCAAAATCTTTTGAGTGAACACCATTTGCGGTATTTGGGTACCGGTGGCCTCGGCTACTATCATTTGTCTGATACCTATATTGCGTTATTCAGCCACTTCATTCCCTGTGGTGTTTATGAGGCCGTGTATATCCTCGATGGATTATTGAAAAATCAGTCAGACATTCAGCCCGATACCATACATGGAGATACCCAATCCCAGAGTGAAGCGGTGTTCGGGCTCGCTTACCTGCTGGGCATCAAGCTGATGCCCAGGATTAGAGGCATTAAACATCTGAAGCTCTACCGGATCAGCAAAGAGGATCACTTTAAGCATATCGATACCTTGTTCAAGGACACCATAAAGTGGGAGCTGATCGAATCGTGTCTGCCCGATATGCTACGCATTGCGTTATCAGTGAAAGCCGGAAGAATCAACGCATCGACCATTCTGCGACGATTGGGAACCTATTCCAGAAAAAACAAGCTTTACCTGGCTTTGCGAGAGCTCGGTCGAGTCGTTCGGACCGTTTTCCTGCTGCAATACATTGCGGAGGCTGAAATCAGGGAAATGATCCAGGCCGCGACGTGCAAAAGTGAGGAATTTAACGATTTCTTGCAGTGGGTGATGTTTGGCAATGATGGCTTGATCGCGGAGAACGTTCGGCACGAACAGCAAAAAATCATCAAATATAATCATCTTGTCGCCAACATGATTATTCTTTACAACGTGGTGACAATGACAAAGGCGCTTGGGGAGTTGGCAGAAGAGGGCTATCCGATTGACCCCGAAGTGCTTGCCGGGACATCACCTTTTCGCAGGGGCAATATCAATCGTTTTGGAACGTACTCAATGAATATGGACCGGGAAGTCCCCAACATCGAGTTTAACATACCAATCCCAATACCAGACAAAGACACCGGGTTGATCATTAATTAA
- a CDS encoding response regulator, protein MRRPGSLLFLPAAALLAGFSLPAQAMPELLLSAGLQWWVWLALLVLAIFLTVLAAVLLIPENGPMRGPVGMDTGLADLELCAGNCRVLVVDDNLTGQLVLRRLLEQVGYVVDVAGDGREAVNRCRTTDYVAVFMDIRMPVLDGCSATRLIRALPAGESLPVIGVTAGDRDSRRRCLEAGMNDFEGRQRFLK, encoded by the coding sequence ATGCGCCGCCCCGGATCGCTTCTCTTCCTGCCTGCAGCCGCGCTGCTGGCAGGATTCAGCCTGCCTGCGCAGGCCATGCCGGAGCTGTTGCTCAGCGCGGGTCTGCAGTGGTGGGTTTGGCTGGCGCTGCTGGTGCTCGCCATATTCCTGACGGTGCTCGCGGCTGTCCTGCTCATTCCCGAAAACGGCCCCATGCGGGGGCCAGTCGGCATGGACACCGGATTGGCTGACCTTGAGTTGTGTGCCGGCAACTGCCGTGTGCTCGTGGTGGACGACAACCTCACGGGACAGCTGGTGCTGCGCCGTCTGCTGGAGCAGGTGGGCTATGTGGTGGACGTCGCAGGGGACGGCCGTGAAGCGGTTAACCGTTGCCGCACGACCGATTACGTCGCCGTCTTCATGGACATCCGCATGCCGGTCCTCGATGGATGCAGTGCGACGCGGCTGATCCGGGCGTTACCGGCCGGCGAGAGCCTGCCGGTGATCGGTGTGACGGCCGGGGACCGCGATTCACGCCGTCGCTGTCTCGAGGCCGGCATGAACGATTTCGAGGGTCGGCAACGATTCCTTAAATAA
- a CDS encoding response regulator: protein MSPTRFLTTGEIGKYCGVHFRTVIRWIERGELKGHKLPGRGDHRVQVEDFVAFLRRNRMPIPAELAPVEPNRRVLVTDDDDNMARAMARTLNRAGYETRIAGDGLQAGVLLESYRPGLMTLDLRMPGLSGFQVLDFIRTESCQDDLRILVVSALDENELQRAVSRGADDYLMKPFENAELVSRVRGLLPLPQAEA from the coding sequence ATGAGTCCAACACGTTTCCTGACCACCGGTGAAATCGGAAAGTACTGCGGTGTACACTTTCGCACCGTCATCCGCTGGATCGAGCGCGGCGAACTCAAGGGGCACAAGCTGCCCGGACGCGGGGATCATCGGGTGCAGGTGGAGGACTTCGTGGCCTTCCTGCGCCGCAACCGCATGCCGATACCGGCGGAGCTCGCGCCGGTCGAGCCGAATCGGCGTGTGCTGGTGACGGATGACGACGACAACATGGCACGCGCCATGGCGCGTACGCTCAACCGTGCCGGCTATGAAACACGCATCGCCGGCGACGGTCTGCAGGCGGGTGTGCTGCTCGAATCCTACCGGCCCGGCCTGATGACCCTGGACCTGCGCATGCCGGGGCTCAGTGGCTTCCAGGTGCTGGACTTCATCCGCACGGAGTCCTGCCAGGACGACCTGCGCATCCTGGTCGTCTCGGCCCTGGACGAGAACGAGCTGCAACGCGCCGTCTCCCGCGGTGCCGACGACTATCTCATGAAGCCCTTCGAGAACGCCGAGCTGGTGTCCCGTGTCCGGGGCCTGCTTCCGCTGCCCCAGGCCGAGGCCTGA
- the lexA gene encoding transcriptional repressor LexA encodes MDALTRRQREIHQFLVKHAGDFPHPPTLDELCQALGLRSRGSLHKQILALVRAGLVEPMNQRQRGIRLRTVDAPPGPETTLPLIGYIAAGRPIEALPQPEQVSVPAFLRTRGHCYVLQVRGDSMIEAGILEGDWVVIEQRDTARNGEIVVALIDECEATLKRIEQHPDRVVLHPANARLEPLIYSPERVRIQGVLVGQMRRYT; translated from the coding sequence CTGGATGCACTGACCCGACGGCAGCGGGAGATCCATCAGTTCCTGGTGAAACATGCCGGGGACTTTCCCCATCCGCCCACGCTGGACGAGCTCTGCCAGGCGCTCGGGCTGCGCTCACGCGGCTCGCTGCACAAGCAGATCCTCGCCCTGGTCAGGGCCGGCCTGGTCGAGCCCATGAACCAGCGCCAGCGCGGTATCCGGCTTCGCACCGTCGATGCCCCACCCGGCCCGGAGACCACCCTCCCCCTCATCGGCTATATCGCCGCCGGCCGCCCCATCGAGGCATTGCCGCAACCCGAGCAGGTCAGTGTCCCCGCCTTCCTGCGCACACGCGGTCATTGCTATGTACTCCAGGTGCGCGGGGACTCCATGATCGAGGCGGGGATACTGGAAGGCGACTGGGTGGTCATCGAGCAACGGGACACGGCGCGCAACGGCGAGATCGTCGTGGCACTGATCGACGAGTGCGAGGCCACGCTCAAGCGCATCGAGCAGCACCCGGACCGGGTGGTCCTGCATCCGGCCAATGCCCGCCTGGAACCGCTGATCTACAGCCCGGAACGGGTGCGCATCCAGGGCGTGCTGGTAGGCCAGATGCGCCGCTACACCTGA
- a CDS encoding CDGSH iron-sulfur domain-containing protein, which produces MTQPRIAARSPIAVELEAGKEYYWCACGRSRNQPFCDGSHAGTDFTPLAFTAQEDGEAWLCRCKHSDNPPYCDGSHASLPDEQDTADTQTDAQDAEEQAGADDAQDQLPGASREEPTLERVHALARHGLEQTGPHGEMVAMGVPRVDLPRWDDIQILTAQFATRPLAEEAPVGTRLVIGPRARRPLEIDIPLFVSDMSFGSLSREAKIALARGSARAGTGICSGEGGMLPEEQEANPRYLYELASAKFGYDDAILGRIRALHFKGGQAAKTGTGGHLPGRKVTEEIARVRGLRPGQDAISPSAFVDLVTPGDFRGFADRVRERTGGIPIGFKLSANHIEADIDFALEASADYIILDGRGGATGAAPRLFRDHISVPTIPALVRARRHLDACDAGDVTLIITGGLRLPEDFIKALALGADGIALANSAIQAVGCVAARMCHTNQCPSGVATQDPELRKRLDVDTGAARLARFLESSVALMQVMARACGHEHLNQFNRDDLTTWKREMRELTGL; this is translated from the coding sequence ATGACACAGCCCAGGATCGCCGCCCGCAGCCCCATCGCCGTCGAACTCGAGGCCGGGAAGGAGTACTACTGGTGTGCCTGCGGACGATCCAGGAACCAGCCCTTCTGCGACGGCTCGCACGCCGGTACCGATTTCACGCCACTGGCCTTCACGGCGCAGGAAGACGGCGAGGCCTGGCTCTGCCGCTGCAAGCACAGCGACAATCCCCCGTACTGCGACGGCAGTCATGCCAGCCTGCCGGATGAACAGGACACGGCCGACACACAGACCGATGCACAGGATGCGGAGGAACAGGCCGGCGCCGACGACGCGCAGGACCAGTTGCCCGGGGCTAGCCGCGAGGAGCCCACGCTCGAACGCGTGCACGCCCTCGCCCGCCACGGCCTGGAACAGACCGGGCCGCACGGCGAGATGGTGGCCATGGGCGTACCCCGCGTCGACCTTCCCCGCTGGGACGACATACAGATCCTGACCGCCCAGTTCGCCACCCGACCGCTGGCCGAGGAGGCACCGGTAGGCACCCGTCTGGTCATCGGACCCAGGGCCCGGCGACCGCTGGAAATCGATATCCCGCTGTTCGTCTCCGACATGAGCTTCGGCTCGCTCTCACGCGAGGCCAAGATCGCCCTGGCCAGGGGATCGGCCCGGGCCGGCACCGGCATCTGCTCCGGCGAGGGCGGCATGCTGCCGGAGGAACAGGAGGCCAACCCCCGCTATCTCTACGAGCTCGCCTCAGCGAAATTCGGCTACGACGACGCGATCCTGGGCAGGATCCGTGCCCTGCACTTCAAGGGCGGACAGGCGGCCAAGACCGGTACCGGCGGGCACCTGCCCGGGCGCAAGGTCACCGAGGAGATCGCCCGGGTCCGCGGCCTGAGGCCGGGACAGGACGCCATCTCTCCGTCGGCCTTCGTCGATCTCGTCACCCCCGGGGACTTCCGCGGATTCGCCGACCGGGTGCGCGAGCGCACCGGCGGCATCCCCATCGGCTTCAAGCTCTCGGCCAACCACATCGAAGCCGACATCGACTTCGCCCTGGAGGCGAGCGCCGACTACATCATCCTGGACGGCCGCGGCGGCGCCACCGGTGCTGCCCCGAGGCTGTTTCGCGACCACATCTCCGTGCCCACCATCCCGGCACTGGTACGTGCCCGCCGCCACCTCGACGCCTGCGACGCCGGGGATGTCACGCTCATCATCACCGGTGGCCTGCGCCTGCCCGAGGACTTCATCAAGGCCCTGGCGCTGGGCGCCGACGGCATCGCCCTGGCCAACAGCGCGATCCAGGCGGTGGGCTGCGTGGCGGCACGGATGTGTCACACCAACCAGTGTCCCTCCGGCGTCGCCACGCAGGACCCGGAACTGCGCAAGCGCCTGGACGTGGATACAGGCGCCGCCCGCCTGGCGCGGTTCCTGGAAAGCTCGGTGGCCCTCATGCAGGTCATGGCCCGCGCCTGCGGGCACGAGCACCTGAACCAGTTCAACCGTGACGACCTGACGACCTGGAAGCGGGAGATGCGGGAACTGACGGGGTTGTGA
- the folD gene encoding bifunctional methylenetetrahydrofolate dehydrogenase/methenyltetrahydrofolate cyclohydrolase FolD encodes MILDGKKLAGDIEAELARRVAAIKETSGGKTPILATILVGDDPASATYVRMKQNACKRVGMGSEAVELGSDTTTEQLLAVIDELNRNEEVHGILLQHPVPSQIDERECFDHIALAKDVDGVTCLGFGRMAMGERAFGSATPAGIMTLLRHYAIPLSGRHAVVVGRSPILGKPMAQMLLNADCTVTICHSRTQNLSELVRQADVVVGAVGRPEFIKGEWIKDGAVVVDAGYHPGGVGDIELSAVAERASAWTPVPGGVGPMTISTLITQTVEAAEAYYGVKREG; translated from the coding sequence ATGATTCTCGACGGCAAGAAACTGGCAGGCGACATCGAGGCCGAACTCGCGCGACGCGTGGCGGCCATCAAGGAGACGTCGGGTGGAAAGACGCCGATCCTGGCCACGATTCTTGTCGGTGACGATCCGGCCTCGGCCACCTACGTGCGCATGAAGCAGAATGCCTGCAAGCGGGTCGGGATGGGGTCGGAGGCGGTGGAGCTCGGCAGCGACACCACCACCGAGCAGTTGCTGGCGGTGATCGACGAGCTCAACCGGAACGAGGAAGTGCATGGCATCCTGCTGCAGCACCCGGTGCCGTCGCAGATCGACGAGCGCGAATGTTTCGACCACATCGCGCTGGCCAAGGACGTCGACGGTGTCACCTGCCTGGGCTTCGGCCGCATGGCCATGGGCGAGCGCGCCTTCGGTTCGGCCACGCCCGCCGGCATCATGACTCTGTTGCGTCACTACGCGATCCCGCTTAGCGGCCGGCATGCCGTGGTGGTGGGCCGCAGCCCCATCCTCGGCAAGCCCATGGCGCAGATGCTGCTCAACGCCGATTGCACCGTCACCATCTGTCACTCCCGCACGCAGAACCTGTCCGAGCTCGTCCGCCAGGCCGATGTCGTCGTCGGCGCCGTGGGGCGTCCCGAGTTCATCAAGGGCGAATGGATCAAGGACGGCGCCGTGGTGGTGGATGCCGGCTATCACCCGGGCGGCGTCGGCGATATCGAGCTCTCGGCCGTCGCCGAACGCGCCAGCGCCTGGACACCGGTGCCGGGCGGCGTCGGCCCCATGACCATCTCCACCCTCATCACCCAGACCGTGGAGGCTGCCGAGGCGTATTACGGGGTGAAACGGGAGGGGTGA
- the pgsA gene encoding CDP-diacylglycerol--glycerol-3-phosphate 3-phosphatidyltransferase: MVYNLPNILSMLRIILIPVFVIFYYLPVEWSHIATTIIFGVAGFTDWLDGYLARKWEQTSPFGAFIDPVADKLIVVVALVLLADTNPTPYDGMFMAIPITIIIGREIVISALREWMSAVGARGMVAVSYIGKVKTTAQMLAIGFLLFHKPLLGLPIAEIGFVLLYFAALLTLWSMLVYLRSAWPQLSGK; this comes from the coding sequence ATGGTATACAACTTACCCAATATATTAAGCATGCTCAGGATCATCCTGATACCGGTGTTTGTGATTTTTTATTATCTACCGGTTGAATGGTCGCACATCGCAACGACTATTATCTTTGGCGTCGCCGGGTTTACGGATTGGCTTGATGGCTATCTCGCGCGTAAGTGGGAACAGACATCGCCCTTCGGTGCCTTTATCGATCCGGTTGCGGATAAACTGATAGTCGTTGTTGCCCTGGTGTTATTGGCGGATACAAATCCAACGCCGTATGACGGTATGTTCATGGCGATACCCATCACCATAATCATTGGGCGTGAGATCGTGATTTCAGCTTTAAGAGAGTGGATGTCTGCAGTGGGTGCCCGTGGCATGGTTGCGGTCTCCTATATTGGCAAGGTCAAGACAACAGCGCAGATGTTGGCCATTGGTTTTCTTCTCTTTCATAAGCCGCTCTTGGGTCTGCCGATAGCGGAAATCGGATTTGTTCTTCTCTATTTTGCGGCACTGTTAACACTGTGGTCCATGCTGGTTTATCTGCGCTCGGCGTGGCCTCAACTGTCCGGAAAATAG